CAGGTCCTGGAGGTGCTTCTGGGCGGCGGTGCGGCTCACCCCCAAGGCCTCCGCCACCTCCTTGGCGGTGCGGGGCCTGGCCCTGAGGAGCTCCAGAACCCGTTCCTTGGTGCCTTCCAGGAGGACCATGGTTCAGGCCATGGGGAGGGGGAGGAAGGTCCTCACGCTCAAGGCGGCGGCGAGCTCCCGGGCCGCCTTTAAGAAGGCCTGGGCCTCGAGGCCCTCGGGGTCCTGCGCCAGGATGGGCACGCCCCGGTCCCCGCTCTCCCGCAAGGCCAGGGTGAGGGGGACCTCCCCCAGGAAGCGGGCCTTAAGCCTTTCCGCCAGGCGCCTCCCGCCCCCCTCCCCGAAGATGGGGGTGGGCTTGCCGCAGTGGGGGCAGAGGAAGGCGCTCATGTTCTCCAGGACGCCGAGGACCGGGACCTGGAGCTTCCGGAACATGTCCGCCGCCCGCTCGGCGTCCATGAGGGCCACCTCCTGGGGCGTGGTGACGATGACCCCGCCCGAGACCTGGGTGAGCTGGGAAAGGCTCAGCTGCACGTCCCCCGTCCCCGGGGGAAGGTCCACCACCAGGTAGTCCAGCTCCCCCCAGTTGACGTCCTGGAGGAACTGCTTCAGGGTGCCGTGGAGGATGGGCCCCCGCCAGGCCAAGGCCTGCCCCGGGGGGACGATGTTGGCGATGGAGAGGACCTTGATCCCGTGGGCTTCCAAGGGGAGGATCCTGCGGTCCCCGTCCACCTTGAGGCGCATGCCCTCGAGGCCGAACATCTTCGCCTGGCTCGGCCCGTAGAGGTCGGCGTCCAAAAGGCCCACCTTGGCCCCTTCCCGGCTTAAGGCCAGGGCCAGGTTGGCGGCCACGGTGCTCTTCCCCACCCCGCCCTTGCCCGAGGCCACGGCCACCACGTGCTTGACCCCGGGGAGGGCGTAGCGCTCGGGGGGGCGCACGCCCCCGCCGAAGCGCACCCGCACCTCCTCCGCCCCCAAGGGGGCGAGGGCGCGCCGGATGTCCGCCTCAATCTGCCCCTTGAGGGGGCAGGCCGGGGTGGTGAGGTTGACCAGGAGGTCCACCCGCCCCTCCTCCACCCGGACCTCGCCCACCATCCCCAAGGAGACGAGGTCCTTGCCGAGCTCGGGGTCCATCACGGTGCGCAGGGCCTCGAGGACCCGCTCTTCCGTAAGCGCCATACCGGGCCTAGAGTATACCCCAGGATAGTTTTGGGCAAGGGCGAAAGGCACAAAGGCCGGGTATACTCGTCCCGTGTACCCCGAGTGGCGCAAGCGACGCTTCTTTGAACTCCACCTCGCCTGGCTCGTCCAGGGGCCGAGGGGCTACGACCTCCTCTTCAAGATCAACCCCTATAGCCTCTACGCCACCCGGGAGGAGGCCCTGGAGGCCGCCCGGGCCCTTGTGGAGAAGGGGCGCCTGGACCAGGACGAGCGGGTGGGCCGGAACAAGGCCCCCGTCCTCCTCTCCGAGGAGGACAAGGACCGCTTCCTCCTCCTCTTGGAGCGGGGCAAGGCCCTCCTCCCTTTGGACCGGTACGCCCTCCTGGGAGAGGTGGCGGAGGTGGAGGAGCGCCTCCTCTTCCGCGCCCCCTTCGCCGACCCCAAGAACGCCCTGAAAAGCCTCGAGGGGAAGCGGGTGCGCCTCTACGCCACCCCCCTCAACGACCCCGAGGCGGAAAGCGCCCTCCTCGCCGAGGGGCCCCTGGCCGTGGACGGGGAGGGGATCGCCGTGGGGGGCTTCCGCCTTTCCGTCCCCCCGGAAACCCCCATAGAGGGCCTCGCCCTGGAGGAGGCCTTCTTCGTCCTGGGGGAGACCCGCTACTACCTGTACAGCCTCGAGGCCGCCTAGGGCCTCCAGCCGGAAGGCGCCGCCCGGTAAGGGGGCGAGGCGCCCCGGGCCACCTCCACCCGGAAGAGGCGGCTTAGGGTGAGGCTTCCCCCCGTGGCCCGGACCCGCCCCAGGCCCTCCTCGAGGAGGGCGCCGAGCTCCAGGAGGAAGCGGTCCTGCCGCGCCTTCTCCACGGGGAGGACCCCGAAGGTGAAGCAGGCGGGGTTGTCCGCCTTGGGGCAGTGGGACGCAAGCCAGAGCGCCCCACCCCGGAAGTACACCCGCCACCCTCCGAGGTCCACCCGGTACCCCGCCCGCAGGTGGTCCCGGTACTGCTCGGAAAGCCTGCGCCAAAGCTCCTGGGCCTCCTTTGTCCTGGGGCTTAGGGTGTAGCGCCAAGGGCCCGGCCCCGCCTCGGTGTGGCTCCGGCTCTCGTAGAGGCGCCAGTCCTGGGCCAGGGCCAGGCCCAAGAGGGACAGGGCGAGGATCCACCAGCGGAGCATGGACCCATTTTATCCAAACTTGGCTAACGGAGAAGGGAGAGCAGGGCCAAGACCGTCCCGATGGCGGCGAAGAGGAGCATGGCCTTGTTGAAGGCAGTATTGATCTCGCTCTTCACTTCCTGGCGGAGGGCTTCTATGCGTCCCTCCAGCCTGGTTTCCACCTGCTGGATGCGCCCCTCCAGCTTGGTCTCCACCTGCTGGATGCGCTCTTCCAGCTTGGTTTCCACTTCCTGGATACGTCCTTCCAGCTTGGTCTCCACCTGCTGGATGCGCTCTTCCAGCTTGGTTTCCACTTCCTGGATACGTCCTTCCAGCTTGGTCTCCACCTGCTGGATGCGCTCTTCCAGCCTGGTCTCCACTTCCTGGATACGCCCCTCCAGCTTGGTCTCCACCTGCTGGATGCGCTCTTCCAGCCTGGTCTCCACTTCCTGGATACGCCCCTCCAGCTTGGTCTCCACCTGCTGGATGCGCTCTTCCAGCTTGGTCTCCACCTGCTGGACCCGAGCCTCCAACTCGGACCGGACCCGCTGGATCTGGCCCTCCAACCTGTTCTCCGCCTGTTGGATCCGCCCCTCCAGCTCGGACCGGACCCGCCGGATCTCGCCCTCCAGCTTGGCCTCCGTCTGCTGGATGCGGGCCTCCAGGCGAGCCGCCACGCCCTGCATCTCCTCTCGTAGCCCGTCAATGCGCCGGGAGAGGTCCTGGACCAAGGGCGGGAGCACCCGCACCGTGGTCTCCACGATCCCCTCCAACTTCTCCAGGCGTTCCAGGAGGTGGTCCTCAGGCACGCCTTTATGCTACTGCACCCCCACTCCCGGCAGGGAGAGGGTGTGCTATGCTTCCATGGAGATGAGCGCGCCCATCCGCTTCGGCACCGAAGGCTTCCGCGGGGTCATCGCCCGGGAGTTCACCTTCGCCACCCTCCACCGCCTGGCCGAGGCCTACGGCCGCCACCTCCTGGAGCGGGGCGGGGGGCTCGTGGTGGTGGGGCACGACACCCGCTTCCTCGCCGACGCCTTCGCCCGGGCCCTGGCGGGCCACCTCGCGGGGATGGGCCTGAAGGTGGCCCTCCTCCAGGGCCCCGTCCCCACCCCCCTCCTCTCCTTCGCCGTGCGCCACCTTGGGGCGGTGGGCGGGGCCATGCTCACCGCAAGCCACAACCCGCCCCCCTACCTCGGGGTGAAGTTCAAGGACGCCACCGGGGGGCCCATTGCCCAGGAGGAGGCCAAGGCCATCGAGGCCCTGGTCCCCGAGGAGGCCCGGGCCCTGGAGGGGGCCTACGAGACCCTGGACCTCCGGGAGGCCTACTTTGAGGCCCTGAAGGCCCACCTGGACCTGAAGGCCCTCTCCGCCTTTCCCGGCGTCCTCTACCACGACAGCATGGGCGGGGCGGGGGCGGGCTTCCTCAAGGGCTTCCTCCGCCACGTGGGCCTGGAGATCCCCGTGAGGCCCATCCGGGAGGAGCCCCACCCCCTCTTCCACGGGGTGAACCCCGAGCCCATCCCCAAGAACCTGGGGGTGACCCTGGCGGTGCTGGGGCCCGAGACCCCCCCGAGCTTCGCCGTGGCCACGGACGGGGACGCGGACCGGGTGGGGGTGGTCCTCCCCGGCGGGATCTTCTTCAACCCCCACCAGGTCCTCACCACCCTGGCCCTCTACCGCTTCCGCAAGGGCCATAAGGGCCGGGCGGTGAAGAACTTCGCCGTGACCTGGCTTTTGGACCGCCTGGGGGAACGGCTCGGCTTCGGGGTCACCACCACCCCGGTGGGCTTCAAGTGGATCAAGGAGGAGTTCCTCAAAGGGGACTGCTTCATCGGCGGAGAAGAGTCCGGGGGCGTGGGGTACCCCGAGCACCTCCCCGAGCGGGACGGGATCCTCACAAGCCTCCTTCTCCTGGAGAGCGTGGCCGCCACGGGGAAGGACCTGGCCGAGCAGTTCAAGGAGGTGGAGGCCCTCGCGGGCCTCACCCACGCCTACGACCGCCTGGACCTCCCCTTGGAAGCCCCCCTGGACCTCACCCCCTTCCGCGAACCCCGCCCCCTGGCCGGCCTCACCCCCAAAGGGGTGGACACCCTGGACGGGGTGAAGTGGCTCTATGAAGAGGCCTGGGTCCTTTTCCGGGCCTCGGGCACGGAGCCCGTGGTGCGGATCTACGTGGAGGCCCAAAGCCCCGAGCTCGTCCGGGCGCTTCTGGAGGAGGCGCGGAAGCTCGTGGAAAGGTGAGGTGCGCTTTTGGCCTGGCCCGCACCTCTTACGTGCTAGAACGGGGAAAGTAGAGGGAGCTATGAAGGTTGCCGTCATTGGAACAGGCTACGTCGGCCTCACCACCGCCCTAAGCCTCGCCTACGTGGGGCACGAGGTGGTGGGGGTGGACCTGGACGAGGGCAAGGTGGCCGGGCTTAAGCGGGGCGAGCCGCCTTTCTACGAGCCCCACGCTAAGGAGACCCTGGCCCTGGTGCGGGACCGGCTCTCCTTCACCACGCGGTACGAGGAGGCCATCCCCCAGGCGGAGGTGGTCTTCCTGGCCGTGGGCACCCCTTCCCTGGAGGACGGCTCCCCCGACCTCTCCCAGGTGCGGGAGGCCGCCTGGGCCATCGGGCGGCACCTGGGGGAGGGGTTCACCGTGGTGGTGAACAAGTCCACGGTGCCCGTGGGGAGCGGCAACTATGTGGAGGCCCTGGTGCGGAGGGCCTTTCGGGAGGCCCACGGGGGCGAGCCGGATGGCCGCTTAGCGGTGGCCTCCAACCCCGAGTTCCTGCGGGAGGGCCAGGCCCTCTACGACAGCCTCTACCCCGACCGCATCGTGGTGGGGGCCGAGGACAAACGGGCCCTGGAGGTGCTTAGGGAACTCTACGAGCCCATCCTGGAACAGAGCTTCGCCCCGCCTCCCTTCCTCCCCCGGCCCGAACACATGGGGGCGGTCCCCTTCGTGACCACAGACCTGGCCTCGGCGGAGCTCATCAAGTACGGGGCGAACGCCTTCCTCGCCCTCAAGATCAGCTTCATCAACGAGCTGGCCCGGCTGGCGGAGCGGGTGGGGGCGGACATCCGCGAGGTGGCCCGGGGCATCGGCCTGGACAGCCGCATCGGTCCCCGGTTCCTGCAGGCGGGGCTCGGCTGGGGGGGAAGCTGCTTCCCCAAGGACACGGCGGCCCTCCTCGCCATGGCCCGGGAGTACGGCCTTAGCCTTCCCATCACCGAGGCGGCCCGGGCGGTGAACTTCAGCCAGAGGGAGCTCCTGGTGGAAAAGCTCCTCGCCGAGCTCAAGACCCTGAAGGGCAGGACCATCGCCCTCCTCGGCCTCGCCTTCAAGCCCAACACCGACGACCTCCGGGAAAGCCCCGCCCTGGCCCTGGCGGAGCTTCTCCTAAAGCGGGGGGCCTTTGTGCGGGCCCACGACCCCGTGGCCCTCCCCCGGGCGAAGCGGGAGGTGGCCCTTCCCCTGGAGTACGCCGAGGACCCCAGGACCCTCCTGGAGGGGGCGGATGCCGTGGTCCTGGCCACGGACTGGCCCGAGTACCGCACCTGGCCCTGGGGGGAGCTCAAGGGATTTGTCCGCATCCCCCTGGTGGTGGACGGGAGGAACTTCCTGGACGGAAAGGCCTTGGCCGCCCTGGGGTACCGCTACGTGGGCCTGGGGGTGCCTGCCCTGGGTACCTTGGAGGGGGTGAGGGTCTAGTGCGGGTCCTCCTCACGGGAGCTGCGGGGTTTTTGGGGAGCCACCTGGCGGAGCGCCTCCTCCGGGAGGGGCACGAGGTGGTGGGGGTGGACAACCTCTCCACGGGCCAGGGGCGGAACCTGGAACGCCTAAGGCGCCACCCGGGCTTCACCTTCCTCCGGGCGGACGTGGTCCAGCCCCTGGAGGTGGAGGGCCCCCTGGACTGGGTGCTCCACTTCGCCTCCCCCGCCTCCCCTCCCCGCTACCTCAAGCTCCCCATCGCCACCCTCCTGGTGAACGCCGAGGGCACCCGGCACCTCCTGGACCTGGCCCTGAGGAAGGGGGCCCGCTTCTTCCTCGCCTCCACCAGCGAGGTCTACGGCGACCCCCTGGTCCACCCCCAGCCCGAGACCTACTGGGGCAACGTGAACCCCATCGGCCCCCGGAGCATTTACGATGAGGGCAAGCGCTACGCCGAGGCCCTGACCCTCGCCTACCACCGGGCGCACGGGGTCCCGGTCCGCATCGTGCGCATCTTCAACACGTACGGGCCCGGTAT
This region of Thermus thermophilus genomic DNA includes:
- a CDS encoding UDP-glucose dehydrogenase family protein, with protein sequence MKVAVIGTGYVGLTTALSLAYVGHEVVGVDLDEGKVAGLKRGEPPFYEPHAKETLALVRDRLSFTTRYEEAIPQAEVVFLAVGTPSLEDGSPDLSQVREAAWAIGRHLGEGFTVVVNKSTVPVGSGNYVEALVRRAFREAHGGEPDGRLAVASNPEFLREGQALYDSLYPDRIVVGAEDKRALEVLRELYEPILEQSFAPPPFLPRPEHMGAVPFVTTDLASAELIKYGANAFLALKISFINELARLAERVGADIREVARGIGLDSRIGPRFLQAGLGWGGSCFPKDTAALLAMAREYGLSLPITEAARAVNFSQRELLVEKLLAELKTLKGRTIALLGLAFKPNTDDLRESPALALAELLLKRGAFVRAHDPVALPRAKREVALPLEYAEDPRTLLEGADAVVLATDWPEYRTWPWGELKGFVRIPLVVDGRNFLDGKALAALGYRYVGLGVPALGTLEGVRV
- a CDS encoding UDP-glucuronic acid decarboxylase family protein, with product MRVLLTGAAGFLGSHLAERLLREGHEVVGVDNLSTGQGRNLERLRRHPGFTFLRADVVQPLEVEGPLDWVLHFASPASPPRYLKLPIATLLVNAEGTRHLLDLALRKGARFFLASTSEVYGDPLVHPQPETYWGNVNPIGPRSIYDEGKRYAEALTLAYHRAHGVPVRIVRIFNTYGPGMDPEDGRVVSNFIVQALRGEPLTVYGDGSQTRSFCYVDDLIEGVRRLMEVDYPYPVNLGNPEEYAVLELARLVKELTQSPSEIVFKPLPQDDPKQRRPDIALARRLLGWEPRVPVREGLRKTVAYFKEIVRELGHGG
- a CDS encoding Mrp/NBP35 family ATP-binding protein, which codes for MALTEERVLEALRTVMDPELGKDLVSLGMVGEVRVEEGRVDLLVNLTTPACPLKGQIEADIRRALAPLGAEEVRVRFGGGVRPPERYALPGVKHVVAVASGKGGVGKSTVAANLALALSREGAKVGLLDADLYGPSQAKMFGLEGMRLKVDGDRRILPLEAHGIKVLSIANIVPPGQALAWRGPILHGTLKQFLQDVNWGELDYLVVDLPPGTGDVQLSLSQLTQVSGGVIVTTPQEVALMDAERAADMFRKLQVPVLGVLENMSAFLCPHCGKPTPIFGEGGGRRLAERLKARFLGEVPLTLALRESGDRGVPILAQDPEGLEAQAFLKAARELAAALSVRTFLPLPMA
- a CDS encoding ATP-binding protein, encoding MPEDHLLERLEKLEGIVETTVRVLPPLVQDLSRRIDGLREEMQGVAARLEARIQQTEAKLEGEIRRVRSELEGRIQQAENRLEGQIQRVRSELEARVQQVETKLEERIQQVETKLEGRIQEVETRLEERIQQVETKLEGRIQEVETRLEERIQQVETKLEGRIQEVETKLEERIQQVETKLEGRIQEVETKLEERIQQVETKLEGRIQQVETRLEGRIEALRQEVKSEINTAFNKAMLLFAAIGTVLALLSLLR
- a CDS encoding phosphoglucomutase/phosphomannomutase family protein; amino-acid sequence: MSAPIRFGTEGFRGVIAREFTFATLHRLAEAYGRHLLERGGGLVVVGHDTRFLADAFARALAGHLAGMGLKVALLQGPVPTPLLSFAVRHLGAVGGAMLTASHNPPPYLGVKFKDATGGPIAQEEAKAIEALVPEEARALEGAYETLDLREAYFEALKAHLDLKALSAFPGVLYHDSMGGAGAGFLKGFLRHVGLEIPVRPIREEPHPLFHGVNPEPIPKNLGVTLAVLGPETPPSFAVATDGDADRVGVVLPGGIFFNPHQVLTTLALYRFRKGHKGRAVKNFAVTWLLDRLGERLGFGVTTTPVGFKWIKEEFLKGDCFIGGEESGGVGYPEHLPERDGILTSLLLLESVAATGKDLAEQFKEVEALAGLTHAYDRLDLPLEAPLDLTPFREPRPLAGLTPKGVDTLDGVKWLYEEAWVLFRASGTEPVVRIYVEAQSPELVRALLEEARKLVER